In the Solibacillus sp. FSL K6-1523 genome, one interval contains:
- a CDS encoding MaoC/PaaZ C-terminal domain-containing protein — protein sequence MVQLDQLVEGQQLPTHTKEKVTKVQLVKYAGASGDFNPLHTDDAFAQKIGLPGVIAHGMLVMGFLGEYVNKLAGDVAVVKDFKMRFGAMTVPNDVITCLGVVKKIYEEDGKQLAVLELFAEKGPQQIVGSGEAILQFN from the coding sequence ATGGTTCAACTGGATCAGTTAGTAGAGGGGCAACAGCTACCAACACATACAAAAGAAAAAGTGACGAAAGTGCAGCTTGTGAAATATGCAGGAGCATCAGGAGATTTTAACCCGTTACATACGGATGATGCATTCGCTCAAAAAATTGGTTTACCCGGTGTCATTGCACACGGCATGCTCGTAATGGGATTCCTTGGAGAGTACGTAAATAAACTAGCTGGTGATGTGGCAGTTGTAAAGGATTTCAAAATGCGTTTTGGTGCCATGACAGTGCCAAACGATGTCATCACTTGCCTAGGTGTTGTAAAGAAAATTTATGAAGAAGACGGTAAACAATTGGCTGTTTTAGAGTTGTTTGCAGAAAAAGGTCCACAACAAATCGTCGGTTCAGGCGAAGCGATTTTACAATTTAATTAG
- a CDS encoding MaoC family dehydratase N-terminal domain-containing protein has protein sequence MELAHLVGKTSNPFIFQVDQRHIRQFAQAIGDTNPLYIDEKYAKTTVHGGIIAPPTFPVAISPDNGEQFDLGLDYRRMLHGEQQFIYTRAIRPGDVLHCQLKVTDVYEREGKNGMMEFLVLDTEIVDTVGNHVVTSRMNIIYRSLVVK, from the coding sequence ATGGAATTAGCACATTTAGTTGGAAAAACGAGTAATCCCTTTATCTTTCAAGTGGACCAGCGTCATATTCGTCAATTTGCCCAAGCAATTGGTGATACCAACCCTTTATATATAGATGAAAAATATGCAAAAACGACGGTACATGGTGGCATTATTGCACCGCCAACATTTCCGGTTGCGATTAGTCCAGATAATGGAGAACAGTTCGATTTAGGCTTGGATTACCGTCGTATGCTTCACGGCGAGCAACAATTTATTTATACGCGTGCGATACGACCTGGGGATGTATTGCACTGTCAATTAAAGGTGACAGATGTATACGAACGTGAAGGGAAAAATGGCATGATGGAATTTTTAGTGCTCGACACAGAAATAGTGGACACGGTAGGAAATCATGTCGTAACGAGCCGTATGAATATTATTTATCGATCATTAGTAGTGAAATGA
- a CDS encoding acetate--CoA ligase family protein: MTQEVVGYETLRPLLNPKSVAVLGASENKYKIGHLQIRALIDGQFQGEIIPIHPTATEIAGLKSYSSLADVPGEIDLVIFCVSYHQIKAGLVDCAKKKVKSAIIFAAGFSEAGEEGQKLQEELAQYAKEHGIRLVGPNCVGLVNTSNGLIGTFSPSFLTVPMDGKKGVGYVSQSGAFGVLTYMAAAQNGVNFNYFISTGNEMDTSFEDFVEYMVHDEETSMISGYLEGTKKPEKFKQLAKQALNKKKPIVLMKTGRSDAGSRAAASHTGSLAGSDMIYDAFFKQNGIVRAEDFDDIIAFSKLFNPERLPTGKNTVIITSSGGRGINEADRCESYGLNIVQLSEETKAEIRKTLPDYASVSNPIDLTAAASVTNPEFYLEAMKGLVNDPGVDNIIFTDFPFNWDANTPQLQEFVSVAKASNKVIAVFPFPLEGLTYPKATNTLVANDIAVISCALNPVRALSKLVQYSKYVQENEQLSDVAADFGSAKNIDTLLKPGATLSESEASEVLDHYGIPTTKRSIARDAEEAVKIAKSVGFPVVLKIDSPHIPHKTEADAIRLNVASEEDVRNAFEEVMTNAKAYNPAATLNGVSVQEMLPSGVEIIIGAHNDETFGPVIMAGLGGIFVEVFKDIAFKVAPLTRKDAVDLLEELQGKAILHGARGKAPVDKEAIIDVLLKVSNLMTDNKEKIKELDINPLIVYENGIKAADAMIVVQEKVAEIQVVGG; encoded by the coding sequence ATGACTCAAGAAGTAGTAGGTTATGAAACTTTAAGACCGTTGTTAAACCCAAAGTCAGTTGCTGTATTAGGTGCATCAGAAAATAAATATAAAATCGGACATTTACAAATCAGGGCGTTAATTGATGGTCAGTTCCAAGGAGAAATTATTCCAATTCATCCGACCGCGACTGAAATTGCAGGATTAAAAAGTTACTCATCCTTAGCAGATGTGCCAGGTGAGATTGATCTCGTTATTTTTTGCGTAAGTTACCATCAAATAAAAGCAGGGCTCGTTGACTGTGCCAAAAAGAAAGTAAAATCAGCCATTATTTTTGCGGCAGGTTTCTCTGAAGCAGGTGAAGAAGGTCAAAAATTACAAGAAGAATTAGCCCAGTATGCAAAAGAGCATGGCATCCGTTTAGTTGGTCCTAACTGTGTAGGTCTTGTAAACACATCAAACGGCTTAATCGGTACATTCTCTCCATCTTTTTTAACAGTACCGATGGATGGAAAAAAAGGGGTAGGGTATGTTTCGCAAAGTGGCGCATTTGGTGTTTTAACGTATATGGCAGCAGCGCAAAATGGGGTTAACTTTAACTATTTCATTAGTACAGGCAATGAGATGGATACGAGTTTTGAAGATTTTGTGGAATACATGGTGCACGACGAAGAGACGAGCATGATTAGCGGCTATTTAGAAGGTACAAAAAAACCGGAGAAATTCAAGCAATTAGCGAAACAAGCGTTAAATAAGAAAAAGCCTATTGTGTTAATGAAAACGGGACGCAGTGATGCAGGAAGTCGTGCTGCAGCTTCTCATACGGGTTCATTAGCAGGTTCGGATATGATTTATGATGCCTTTTTCAAACAAAATGGTATTGTCCGTGCTGAGGATTTTGATGATATTATCGCCTTTTCAAAATTATTTAATCCAGAAAGACTGCCGACCGGGAAAAATACGGTCATTATTACGAGCTCAGGGGGGCGTGGCATTAATGAGGCCGACCGCTGTGAAAGTTATGGATTAAATATCGTGCAGTTATCTGAGGAGACAAAAGCGGAAATTCGCAAAACTTTACCAGATTATGCAAGTGTCAGCAATCCGATTGATTTAACAGCTGCCGCTTCCGTAACGAATCCAGAATTTTATTTAGAAGCAATGAAGGGGTTAGTGAATGATCCGGGTGTGGATAATATTATTTTCACGGATTTTCCATTCAATTGGGATGCAAATACACCTCAACTACAAGAGTTTGTATCGGTTGCAAAAGCAAGCAATAAAGTAATTGCTGTTTTCCCGTTCCCACTAGAAGGACTGACGTACCCGAAAGCGACGAATACGCTTGTAGCAAACGATATCGCGGTAATTTCATGTGCTTTAAATCCAGTTCGAGCGCTATCAAAGCTTGTGCAATATAGCAAGTATGTGCAGGAAAATGAACAACTATCAGATGTTGCTGCTGATTTTGGCTCGGCAAAAAATATAGATACATTATTAAAGCCTGGTGCGACTTTAAGTGAATCAGAAGCGAGTGAAGTGCTTGATCATTACGGTATACCTACGACAAAACGCTCTATCGCAAGGGACGCTGAAGAAGCAGTGAAAATCGCGAAATCGGTTGGATTCCCAGTTGTGTTAAAAATCGATTCACCTCATATTCCACATAAGACGGAAGCAGATGCGATACGTTTAAATGTAGCATCTGAAGAGGATGTACGAAATGCATTTGAAGAAGTGATGACTAATGCGAAAGCGTATAACCCTGCAGCAACATTAAATGGGGTATCCGTGCAAGAAATGTTGCCAAGTGGTGTGGAAATTATTATCGGTGCCCACAATGATGAAACATTTGGTCCAGTCATTATGGCTGGTTTAGGTGGAATATTTGTAGAAGTGTTTAAAGATATCGCGTTTAAAGTGGCGCCATTAACACGTAAAGATGCTGTTGATTTACTAGAAGAGCTACAAGGGAAAGCGATTTTACACGGCGCACGTGGGAAAGCACCAGTAGATAAGGAAGCGATCATCGACGTACTTTTAAAAGTGTCCAATTTAATGACCGACAACAAAGAAAAGATTAAAGAGCTCGATATTAACCCATTGATCGTGTATGAAAATGGGATAAAAGCGGCGGATGCCATGATTGTCGTACAAGAAAAAGTGGCAGAAATACAAGTAGTAGGAGGGTAA